One window of Nicotiana tomentosiformis chromosome 11, ASM39032v3, whole genome shotgun sequence genomic DNA carries:
- the LOC138901675 gene encoding uncharacterized protein, whose translation MVEVRRENDGLMSIKLVVGGFTMNIISVYAPQAFLDEKVYRYFWEYFDEMASGIPHIEKLLIKGDFNGHIGVPSWWYDDAHGGFGFGDRNGGGTSLLNFARAFDLVIANSIFSKKEEHVVTFQSSVAKTQIDYLLYRKSDRCLCTYCKVIPSGNLMTIHRLLVIDIEITKKRRKRAVYGQPRIKWAALTEDAWQKLRVKMLTIGS comes from the coding sequence ATGGTGGAGGTTAGGAGAGAGAACGATGGGCTGATGTCTATTAAGCTAGTTGTTGGAGGATTTACTATGAACATAATCAGTGTGTATGCACCCCAAGCATTCTTGGATGAGAAAGTCTACAGGTATTTTTGGGAGTATTTTGATGAGATGGCAAGTGGTATACCGCACATTGAGAAGCTTTTAATAAAAGGAGATTTTAACGGCCACATTGGTGTGCCCTCTTGGTGGTATGATGATGCGCATGGTGGCTTTGGTTTTGGAGATAGAAACGGAGGAGGAACTTCTCTACTGAACTTTGCTAGAGCATTTGATTTGGTTATAGCAAACTCCATTTTTTCAAAGAAGGAGGAACACGTGGTCACCTTCCAGAGTTCGGTGGCCAAGACCCAGATTGATTATCTACTCTATAGGAAGTCCGATAGATGTCTTTGCACGTATTGCAAAGTCATCCCGAGTGGGAACCTCATGACCATTCATCGGCTACTGGTCATAGACATTGAGATCAcgaagaagaggaggaagagggcGGTATATGGCCAACCTAGGATCAAGTGGGCAGCATTGACGGAAGACGCATGGCAGAAGTTGAGGGTTAAGATGCTGACTATAGGGTCTTGA